Sequence from the Pseudomonas frederiksbergensis genome:
AACAGCGGTGCCAGCAAGGTCAACAGCAGGGGATAGCCGAGGTAGGCGTACACCGGCAGCAACAGGCAGGACCAATAGAGGAATTCAGCCACGGGCAGGTCTCCTGACGTTCCATTGACAAAGATTGAGCAGCAACGCGGCGCCGGTCAGGTGCAGGCGCACCCCATGCAGGGCCCACAGCTGCAAGGTCAAGCGCGGGTCGCGTTGGCTCTGGCGCAGGCTGAGCAGCAAGGCGGGCAACGTGCTGACCAACAGCAGCGTCAGCCCCAGGCGCGCCTGGCCCTGGAGCAGGGCGGCCAGCGCCAGCAAGTCCAGGCACCACGCACCAATGGACAAGGCGGGAAAACGCAGCAAGCGCAGGCTCGGTCCATGGCTGCGCAGCAACTGCCAATGGCTGCCCTGGCGCCACAGTTCCTTGCTCATCCACTCCAGCCAGCTGCCTTCGTAACCCCAGTGCAGGGCCAGGCTTTCGTTCACCAGCAATAACTGCGCACCGGCTTGGCGCAGGCGCAGGGAGAAATCCTTGTCCTCACCGGTGCGCAGGCTTTCGTCGAAGCCGCCGACCTGTTCGAACCAGGTGCGGCGCATCAACAGATTGGCGCTGGGCAGCCACTGGACCCGATGCAAGGGGCGCGCCCCCGGACGCTGGCTGCGGCGTTGCCACGCCTGGGCGAACCATGGCGCTTGCCGGGGCGTGTCGAGATCAAGACCCAATACATCGCCTTGGCGGCCCTCCATTTCAACCAATAGCTTCAGCCAGTCGGCGGGCATTTCGATGTCGGCGTCGATGAACGCCAGCCATTCACCGCTGGCGACCGCCGCGCCAAGGTTGCGCAGGGCGCCGATGTGCACGCCGGGCACGATCAGCACCCGTGCGCCCAATTCGTTGGCGATGCGCGGGCCATGGTCATCCGAGCCGTTGTCCACCACGATCAACTCGCACTCCAACTGCGCCTGGTGAGCGGCTGCCTGCGCGGCCAACAGCGTGCGGCCGATG
This genomic interval carries:
- a CDS encoding glycosyltransferase — protein: MSRVSIVIPMFNEARHIGRTLLAAQAAAHQAQLECELIVVDNGSDDHGPRIANELGARVLIVPGVHIGALRNLGAAVASGEWLAFIDADIEMPADWLKLLVEMEGRQGDVLGLDLDTPRQAPWFAQAWQRRSQRPGARPLHRVQWLPSANLLMRRTWFEQVGGFDESLRTGEDKDFSLRLRQAGAQLLLVNESLALHWGYEGSWLEWMSKELWRQGSHWQLLRSHGPSLRLLRFPALSIGAWCLDLLALAALLQGQARLGLTLLLVSTLPALLLSLRQSQRDPRLTLQLWALHGVRLHLTGAALLLNLCQWNVRRPARG